The Buttiauxella selenatireducens genome has a window encoding:
- a CDS encoding HNH endonuclease, with product MNQKAWSFKAVGQDDLRYFGNNGYQDDSTSFYRYDNFVPNHKQVKKGDIVIITDRKNILGISVIDSLSSSSYIKIRNRCPHENCTPAKLTHRKFKKPEWRCSNGHEFNRPNAEDTSAVEFKAEYKKNYKPINSVSITDLISNTLRYNVQSSIQEINFEWASNLFGDIIQLAPTEADSDDTTLEAEDQRKAVIRQIKQRRGQKAFRDSLITQAAQCAVSNCAIVDILEAAHITAYKNDTHNHISNGLLLRCDMHTLYDLDLFSIEPDSFLIYFAPQIQDKEYTRYHGKKLHVAYKVNRGALVERWKRFTEMYGPLHLIIKAIQV from the coding sequence ATGAATCAAAAGGCATGGTCTTTTAAAGCAGTTGGTCAGGATGATCTCCGGTACTTTGGGAATAATGGTTATCAAGACGACTCAACTAGTTTTTACAGATATGACAACTTTGTCCCAAACCATAAACAGGTAAAAAAAGGTGATATTGTCATAATAACGGATAGAAAAAATATCCTAGGGATATCAGTTATAGACAGTTTATCATCATCTTCATACATAAAAATTCGTAACCGGTGCCCACATGAAAATTGCACACCAGCAAAGTTAACTCATCGAAAATTTAAAAAGCCAGAGTGGCGCTGCAGCAATGGGCATGAATTTAATCGCCCTAATGCAGAAGACACTTCCGCGGTGGAATTTAAAGCTGAATATAAAAAAAACTACAAGCCCATTAACTCTGTGTCCATAACAGATTTAATATCAAACACTCTACGCTACAACGTTCAGAGTTCAATTCAAGAAATTAATTTCGAATGGGCAAGTAATCTGTTTGGCGATATAATTCAATTGGCTCCTACCGAAGCGGACAGTGATGATACTACTCTCGAGGCAGAAGATCAGAGAAAAGCAGTTATCCGGCAAATTAAGCAACGACGCGGGCAAAAAGCATTTCGTGACAGTTTGATAACCCAAGCGGCTCAATGTGCAGTTAGTAATTGTGCAATCGTTGATATCCTTGAAGCTGCGCATATCACGGCATACAAAAATGATACACACAACCACATAAGCAATGGGCTATTACTACGTTGTGACATGCACACTTTGTACGATCTGGATCTATTTTCTATCGAACCGGACTCGTTCCTTATTTACTTTGCTCCGCAGATCCAAGATAAAGAATACACAAGGTATCATGGGAAAAAATTGCATGTTGCGTACAAAGTTAATCGTGGAGCTCTTGTCGAACGGTGGAAAAGATTTACTGAAATGTATGGCCCTTTACACCTAATAATAAAAGCAATCCAAGTTTAA
- a CDS encoding SOS response-associated peptidase family protein has product MQSRDDYIEFLLEEAESEIPYDPEPIGRYNVSPGTKVLLLNNREGTLHLDPVIWSYAPSWWDKAPLINARVETASTSRMFKPLWNHGRAIVFADGWYEWVRAGDKKQPYYIYRKDRKPLFFAAIGKQPFDVGDEAAGFLIVTAAADKGLIDIHDRRPLVFTSRAALEWMNPETTGAQASELVHDAAVSADEFTWHPVSLAVGNVKNQSPELIKKTDKASL; this is encoded by the coding sequence ATTCAGTCTCGTGACGACTATATCGAGTTTCTTTTAGAAGAAGCTGAAAGTGAAATCCCTTACGATCCCGAGCCTATCGGGAGGTACAACGTCTCGCCCGGCACCAAAGTTCTCCTGCTAAATAACCGTGAAGGTACCCTTCACCTCGATCCCGTTATCTGGTCATACGCTCCTAGTTGGTGGGACAAAGCACCTCTGATAAATGCCAGGGTAGAAACGGCGTCCACCAGCAGGATGTTTAAGCCGCTGTGGAATCATGGTCGGGCAATTGTGTTTGCTGATGGTTGGTATGAGTGGGTGCGAGCGGGTGACAAAAAACAGCCGTATTACATCTACAGGAAAGACAGAAAGCCACTTTTCTTTGCAGCTATTGGTAAGCAGCCGTTTGATGTGGGAGATGAGGCAGCGGGATTTTTAATTGTGACCGCAGCTGCAGATAAGGGACTGATCGATATTCACGACCGCAGGCCTTTAGTGTTTACATCCAGAGCAGCACTTGAATGGATGAATCCGGAAACGACTGGGGCACAGGCCAGTGAACTGGTCCATGATGCTGCGGTGTCGGCAGATGAATTTACCTGGCATCCTGTTTCTCTAGCGGTTGGGAATGTGAAGAACCAAAGCCCGGAACTCATCAAAAAAACCGACAAAGCAAGTTTGTAG
- a CDS encoding exoribonuclease II, with product MFQDNPLLAQLKQQLHSQTPRVEGVVKGTEKGFGFLEVDAQKSYFIPPPQMKKVMHGDRVSAVIHTDKDRETAEPEELIEPFLSRFVGRVQRKDDRLSIVPDHPLLRDAIQCRADRNVTHDFQNGDWAVAEMKRHPLKGDRGFYAELTQFITFGDDHLAPWWVTLSRHNLEREAPNGVATEMLDEGLVREDLTALDFVTIDSASTEDMDDALFVEELADGKLQLTVAIADPTAWIAEGSKLDNIAKVRAFTNYLPGFNIPMLPRELSDDLCSLRPNVTRPVVACRMVIAQDGTIDDQINFFVATIESKAKLAYDDVSDWLEEKGDWQPPGEAIAKQIRLLERVCQSRADWRRTHALVFKDRPDYRFVLGEKGEVLDIVAEPRRIANRIVEESMIAANVCAAIVLREKLGFGVYNVHTGFDPANTEQLATMLQGHGLEVDAQEVLTLNGFCKLRRELDAQPTSFLDSRIRRYQSFAEISTEPGPHYGLGLEAYATWTSPIRKYGDMINHRLLKAIIKGETATRPQDEITVQMAERRRLNRMAERDVGDWLYARFLKDKAGTDTRFAAEIIDVSRGGMRVRLVDNGAVAFIPAPFLHTVRDELVCSQESGTVQIKGEVAFKVTDVIDVTIAEVRMETRSVIARPAI from the coding sequence ATGTTCCAGGATAACCCGCTGCTCGCGCAGCTTAAACAGCAACTGCATTCCCAAACTCCACGTGTTGAAGGCGTGGTTAAAGGCACGGAAAAAGGCTTTGGCTTCCTCGAAGTGGATGCCCAGAAAAGTTACTTTATTCCGCCGCCGCAGATGAAAAAAGTGATGCATGGTGACCGCGTGAGCGCGGTGATTCACACCGACAAGGACCGCGAAACCGCTGAGCCAGAAGAGCTTATCGAACCGTTCCTCAGCCGGTTTGTTGGCCGTGTACAACGTAAAGACGACCGCCTGTCTATCGTGCCGGATCATCCGTTATTACGCGATGCGATTCAGTGTCGCGCCGATCGTAACGTGACGCATGACTTCCAGAATGGTGACTGGGCCGTTGCAGAAATGAAGCGCCACCCGCTTAAAGGCGACCGTGGTTTCTACGCTGAATTGACGCAGTTCATCACCTTCGGCGACGATCACCTTGCGCCATGGTGGGTGACACTGTCACGCCACAATCTGGAGCGCGAAGCCCCTAACGGTGTAGCAACTGAAATGTTGGATGAAGGCCTGGTGCGTGAAGATTTAACCGCCCTGGATTTCGTTACCATTGATAGCGCCAGCACCGAAGATATGGATGATGCGCTGTTCGTAGAAGAGCTGGCCGATGGCAAGTTGCAACTGACAGTTGCTATTGCCGACCCTACTGCCTGGATTGCAGAAGGCAGCAAGCTTGACAATATTGCTAAAGTTCGCGCATTCACCAACTACTTGCCGGGCTTTAACATCCCGATGCTGCCACGCGAGTTGTCTGACGACTTGTGTTCATTGCGTCCAAATGTCACGCGCCCTGTCGTTGCTTGCCGCATGGTTATCGCGCAAGACGGTACAATTGACGATCAAATTAACTTCTTCGTGGCCACTATCGAATCAAAAGCCAAACTGGCTTATGACGATGTTTCCGATTGGCTGGAAGAAAAAGGCGACTGGCAGCCACCAGGCGAGGCTATTGCTAAGCAAATCCGTCTGTTAGAGCGTGTTTGCCAGAGCCGTGCTGACTGGCGTCGTACCCATGCGCTGGTGTTCAAAGATCGCCCTGATTACCGCTTTGTATTGGGTGAAAAAGGCGAAGTGCTGGATATCGTCGCGGAGCCACGTCGTATCGCGAACCGCATCGTTGAAGAATCAATGATTGCTGCCAACGTCTGTGCAGCAATTGTGCTGCGTGAAAAACTCGGTTTCGGTGTTTATAACGTCCATACCGGTTTTGACCCAGCGAATACTGAACAACTCGCAACCATGCTGCAAGGCCATGGACTGGAAGTTGATGCGCAAGAAGTGCTGACCCTGAACGGCTTCTGCAAACTGCGCCGTGAGCTCGATGCGCAACCCACCAGTTTCCTGGACAGCCGCATTCGTCGCTACCAGTCGTTTGCTGAAATCAGCACCGAGCCTGGCCCGCATTACGGTCTTGGCCTGGAAGCTTATGCAACCTGGACGTCACCTATTCGTAAATACGGCGACATGATCAACCATCGCCTGTTAAAAGCGATCATCAAAGGTGAAACCGCGACGCGTCCACAGGATGAAATTACCGTACAGATGGCTGAGCGTCGCCGCCTGAACCGCATGGCAGAACGTGATGTCGGTGATTGGCTATATGCTCGCTTCCTGAAAGACAAAGCTGGAACGGATACTCGTTTTGCTGCTGAAATCATTGATGTCAGCCGTGGCGGGATGCGTGTTCGTTTGGTTGATAACGGCGCGGTTGCTTTTATCCCTGCCCCGTTCCTGCACACCGTTCGTGACGAACTGGTTTGCAGCCAGGAAAGTGGCACGGTTCAAATCAAAGGTGAAGTCGCATTCAAAGTCACTGATGTGATTGATGTGACAATCGCAGAAGTGCGAATGGAAACGCGTAGCGTGATTGCTCGCCCTGCCATTTAA
- a CDS encoding CMD domain-containing protein has protein sequence MEQRRISGKGHWYHETQSSRSDAVLPLVPEAAYLEDRFLLDVELSAEQRTAEAAWLSVARDAADALLPDNSPVTRLHTLSSYDRLSTALTVAQVYGVQRLCNHYAARLAPQPGPDSSRESNRRLTQITQYARQLASQPTLIDDISRQQLDEVALSVNDTVTFNQLIGFIGFQARVIALFHALQGLPVRWIPGLDSQQDASAELFLEGDKLWQPGLPPVEQRYANTYQLEVVNVSLAQRALNPLSWLLAHDAPPLSVLSQLTHLLFPPNAATRDDLVLVNLLTARINGSVSCFSDATDHWHGENALPEAIRNGERALQAWSHNHPRERAIIQAVRVLTRAPGSFSAAQLQPLFEQGFSKNEALRLLVCSALYGWLNRLKIGLGNAIQA, from the coding sequence ATGGAACAACGCCGAATCTCTGGCAAAGGCCACTGGTATCATGAGACTCAGTCCAGCCGCAGCGACGCCGTATTACCACTGGTTCCCGAGGCCGCTTACCTCGAAGACCGTTTTTTACTCGACGTAGAATTGAGTGCTGAACAACGCACAGCAGAAGCCGCCTGGCTTTCCGTGGCTCGTGATGCCGCAGACGCTCTGCTGCCTGACAACAGCCCTGTCACCCGTTTACACACCCTAAGCAGTTATGACCGGTTGAGTACCGCGCTGACGGTTGCACAGGTATATGGCGTGCAGCGGCTTTGTAACCATTACGCAGCCCGACTCGCCCCACAACCAGGGCCTGACTCCTCGCGTGAAAGCAATCGCCGCCTGACGCAAATTACCCAGTACGCACGCCAGTTGGCCAGCCAGCCAACATTGATTGATGATATTTCGCGTCAACAGCTCGATGAAGTTGCCCTCTCGGTGAATGACACAGTGACCTTTAACCAGTTGATCGGGTTTATCGGCTTTCAGGCGCGTGTGATTGCTCTCTTCCATGCGCTTCAGGGCCTGCCTGTACGCTGGATTCCCGGGCTTGATTCCCAACAGGATGCCAGTGCGGAGTTATTCCTTGAGGGGGATAAATTGTGGCAGCCCGGATTACCGCCTGTCGAGCAACGTTACGCGAACACTTATCAGCTGGAGGTGGTGAACGTTAGCCTGGCACAACGTGCTTTAAACCCTCTCAGCTGGCTGCTGGCTCATGATGCGCCACCGCTTTCTGTCCTGAGTCAGCTAACCCACCTGTTATTCCCACCCAATGCAGCAACTCGTGACGATCTCGTGCTGGTGAACCTGCTGACGGCGCGCATAAACGGCAGTGTCAGTTGTTTTAGCGATGCGACGGATCACTGGCATGGGGAAAATGCTCTGCCCGAGGCGATACGCAATGGGGAACGTGCGTTACAGGCCTGGAGTCACAATCATCCTCGGGAGCGTGCAATTATTCAGGCTGTACGTGTATTAACTCGCGCACCGGGTAGTTTCAGCGCAGCCCAGCTTCAACCCTTATTCGAGCAGGGTTTTAGCAAGAATGAGGCATTGCGACTGCTGGTGTGCTCTGCATTATACGGTTGGTTAAATCGACTAAAAATTGGGCTGGGAAATGCCATCCAGGCATAG
- the fabI gene encoding enoyl-ACP reductase FabI → MGFLTGKRILITGVASKLSIAYGIAQAMHREGAELAFTYQNEKLKGRVEGFAADLGSSLVLPCDVAEDASIDAMFAELAKTWPKFDGFVHSIGFAPGDQLDGDYVNAVTREGFKIAHDISSYSFVAMAKVCREMLNPGSALLTLSYLGAERAIPNYNVMGLAKASLEANVRYMANAMGPEGVRVNAISAGPIRTLAASGIKDFRKMLSHCEAVTPIRRTVTIEDVGNSAAFLCSDLSAGVSGEVLHVDGGFSIAAMNELELKD, encoded by the coding sequence ATGGGTTTTCTTACCGGTAAGCGCATTCTGATCACTGGCGTCGCCAGTAAACTCTCCATTGCCTACGGTATCGCACAGGCGATGCACCGTGAAGGGGCTGAACTGGCTTTCACTTACCAGAATGAAAAACTGAAAGGCCGTGTTGAAGGCTTCGCAGCTGATCTGGGTTCAAGCCTGGTGCTGCCGTGCGACGTGGCTGAAGATGCGAGCATCGATGCAATGTTTGCTGAGTTGGCTAAAACCTGGCCGAAGTTTGACGGCTTCGTTCACTCTATCGGATTCGCACCTGGCGACCAGTTAGATGGCGACTACGTGAATGCGGTTACCCGTGAAGGCTTTAAAATCGCTCATGACATCAGTTCTTACAGCTTTGTCGCGATGGCTAAAGTTTGCCGCGAAATGCTCAACCCAGGTTCTGCTCTGCTGACTCTGTCTTACCTGGGTGCTGAACGTGCAATCCCTAACTACAACGTGATGGGTCTGGCTAAAGCGTCTCTGGAAGCTAACGTGCGCTACATGGCGAACGCGATGGGTCCTGAAGGTGTGCGCGTAAATGCCATTTCTGCGGGTCCAATCCGTACGTTGGCCGCGTCTGGCATTAAAGATTTCCGTAAAATGCTGTCACATTGCGAAGCGGTTACCCCGATTCGTCGTACTGTGACCATTGAAGATGTGGGTAACTCCGCAGCATTCTTGTGTTCAGATCTGTCTGCCGGTGTTTCCGGTGAAGTTCTGCACGTTGACGGCGGTTTCAGCATCGCTGCAATGAACGAGCTGGAACTGAAAGACTAA
- a CDS encoding SRPBCC domain-containing protein, giving the protein MMKINVETRVDAPVEKVWQAYIDPEAIKQWNTASPDWHTPTAAVDFREGGPFSFRMEAKDGSMGFDFAGVYTQIVPYELIEYQFGEREARIEFTPAEKGVDVRLEFDPDGQYPVEHQKNGWQAILDNFARYVEAQS; this is encoded by the coding sequence ATGATGAAGATCAATGTCGAAACACGGGTTGACGCGCCCGTTGAGAAGGTTTGGCAGGCTTATATCGATCCGGAAGCCATAAAGCAGTGGAATACCGCATCTCCCGACTGGCACACGCCGACGGCCGCAGTAGATTTTCGTGAAGGTGGGCCATTCTCATTTCGCATGGAAGCCAAAGACGGCAGTATGGGTTTTGATTTTGCAGGTGTTTATACCCAGATTGTGCCGTATGAATTAATCGAATATCAGTTTGGTGAAAGAGAGGCGCGGATCGAATTTACGCCAGCAGAAAAGGGAGTTGATGTGCGTCTGGAATTCGACCCTGACGGCCAATATCCCGTTGAGCATCAAAAGAACGGTTGGCAGGCGATTCTGGATAACTTTGCGCGCTATGTTGAGGCGCAGTCTTAA
- the sapF gene encoding putrescine export ABC transporter ATP-binding protein SapF yields MVETLLEVRNLSKTFRYRTGLFRRQHVDAVKPLSFTLREKQTLAIIGENGSGKSTLAKMLAGMVEPTTGEVVINDHLLHYGDYTYRSQHIRMIFQDPSTSLNPRQRISQILDFPLRLNTNLEPEARQKQIIETLRMVGLLPDHASYYPHMLAPGQKQRLGLARALILRPKVIIADEALASLDMSMRSQLINLMLELQEKQGIAYIYVTQHIGMMKHISDQVMVLHQGEVVERGSTADVLASPLHDLTKRLIASHFGEALTADAWRKDR; encoded by the coding sequence ATGGTCGAAACGCTACTCGAAGTCCGTAACTTAAGTAAAACGTTTCGTTACCGAACGGGCCTGTTCCGTCGTCAGCATGTCGACGCAGTAAAACCGTTGAGTTTCACCTTACGTGAAAAACAAACGCTGGCGATTATTGGCGAAAACGGCTCAGGCAAATCCACGCTGGCTAAAATGCTCGCTGGCATGGTGGAGCCGACGACGGGAGAAGTGGTCATTAACGACCATTTGCTGCATTACGGTGACTACACCTACCGAAGCCAGCATATTCGTATGATTTTCCAGGATCCCAGCACTTCGCTGAATCCCCGCCAGCGCATTTCACAGATCCTCGATTTCCCGTTGCGTCTGAACACCAATCTGGAGCCGGAAGCGCGCCAGAAGCAGATTATCGAGACGCTAAGAATGGTGGGGTTACTTCCAGACCATGCCAGTTATTATCCGCACATGCTTGCTCCTGGGCAAAAGCAGCGTTTGGGGCTGGCCCGGGCATTAATTCTGCGTCCGAAAGTCATTATTGCCGATGAAGCGCTCGCCTCGCTCGATATGTCGATGCGTTCGCAGCTGATTAATCTGATGTTAGAACTTCAGGAAAAACAGGGCATAGCCTACATCTACGTGACGCAGCACATCGGCATGATGAAACACATCAGCGACCAGGTGATGGTGTTGCATCAGGGTGAAGTGGTGGAACGTGGAAGTACTGCTGATGTTCTCGCCTCCCCGCTCCACGATTTGACCAAACGCCTGATTGCCAGCCACTTTGGCGAGGCCCTGACGGCAGATGCGTGGCGCAAAGACCGGTAA
- the sapD gene encoding putrescine export ABC transporter ATP-binding protein SapD, whose protein sequence is MPLLDIRNLTIEFMTSEGWVKAVDRVSMTLNEGEIRGLVGESGSGKSLIAKAICGVTKDNWRVTADRMRFDDIDLLRLSGRERRRLVGHNVSMIFQEPQSCLDPSERVGRQLMQNIPGWTFKGRWWKRFGWRKRRAIELLHRVGIKDHKDAMRSYPYELTDGECQKVMIAIALANQPRLLIADEPTNAMEPTTQLQIFKLLTRLNQYNNTTILLISHDLQMLSQWADKINVMYCGQTVESAPSEELITTPHHPYTQALIRAIPDFGRSMPHKSRLNTMPGAIPLLEHLPMGCRLGPRCPYAQRECIETPRLTGAKTHLYACHFPLNMESQ, encoded by the coding sequence ATGCCATTACTTGATATCCGAAATCTCACCATCGAATTTATGACTTCCGAGGGGTGGGTCAAGGCCGTTGACCGTGTCAGTATGACCCTGAATGAAGGGGAAATTCGCGGTTTGGTGGGCGAATCAGGCTCAGGAAAAAGCCTGATTGCAAAAGCGATTTGCGGCGTCACGAAAGACAACTGGCGCGTCACCGCGGACCGCATGCGTTTTGATGACATCGACTTGTTACGCCTGAGCGGTCGAGAGCGCCGACGCCTGGTTGGACATAACGTTTCGATGATCTTCCAGGAACCACAATCCTGTCTTGATCCCTCCGAGCGCGTGGGTCGCCAGTTGATGCAAAACATCCCCGGCTGGACGTTTAAAGGCCGCTGGTGGAAACGTTTTGGTTGGCGTAAACGTCGAGCCATCGAACTGTTACACCGCGTCGGAATTAAAGACCATAAAGATGCAATGCGCAGTTATCCCTACGAACTGACAGACGGAGAGTGTCAGAAGGTGATGATCGCCATTGCGCTGGCAAACCAGCCACGTTTGTTGATTGCCGATGAGCCGACAAACGCGATGGAACCGACGACGCAATTGCAGATTTTCAAATTGCTGACGCGCCTGAATCAGTACAACAACACGACAATTTTGCTGATAAGCCACGACTTGCAGATGCTGAGCCAGTGGGCGGATAAAATTAACGTGATGTACTGCGGACAAACGGTGGAAAGTGCGCCCAGTGAAGAACTGATTACCACCCCGCATCACCCGTATACTCAGGCGCTTATCCGTGCCATTCCCGACTTTGGTCGTTCAATGCCGCATAAAAGCCGCTTGAATACGATGCCAGGTGCCATCCCGTTACTGGAACATTTGCCGATGGGCTGTCGACTCGGGCCTCGTTGCCCTTATGCGCAACGTGAATGTATCGAAACACCGCGCCTGACCGGGGCTAAAACACATCTTTATGCCTGCCACTTCCCGCTGAATATGGAGAGTCAGTAA
- the sapC gene encoding putrescine export ABC transporter permease SapC, translating into MPYDSVYREKRPPSTLRLTWRKFYGDTTAMIGLYGCGALVLLCVFGSVFAPYGIDQQFLGYQLLPPSWSRYGDVSFFLGTDDLGRDVLSRLLNGAAPTVGGAFVVTLAAAVFGIILGVIAGSTHGLRSAVLNHILDTLLSIPTLLLAIIVVAFVGPHLVHAMFAVWLALLPRMVRSVYSAVHDELEKDYVVAARLDGASTLNILWFAVMPNTASILITEITRALSMAILDIAALGFLDLGAQLPSPEWGAMLGDALELIYVAPWTVMLPGVAIMISVLLVNLLGDGLRRAINAGVQ; encoded by the coding sequence ATGCCTTACGATAGCGTCTATCGCGAGAAGCGCCCGCCGAGTACGCTGCGACTGACCTGGCGAAAATTTTACGGCGACACCACGGCGATGATTGGCCTGTATGGTTGCGGCGCGCTGGTACTGTTGTGCGTGTTTGGCAGCGTTTTCGCCCCTTATGGGATCGACCAGCAATTCCTGGGTTATCAGTTGTTGCCACCGTCCTGGTCACGCTATGGCGATGTGTCGTTCTTCCTCGGTACGGATGACCTTGGGCGCGATGTATTAAGCCGCTTGTTAAATGGCGCTGCTCCGACCGTCGGTGGCGCGTTTGTTGTGACGCTGGCCGCAGCCGTATTCGGGATCATTCTGGGTGTCATTGCGGGCTCCACACATGGCCTGCGTTCTGCGGTTCTTAACCACATTCTGGATACGTTGTTATCGATTCCTACCCTACTGCTGGCCATTATTGTCGTGGCGTTTGTGGGCCCGCATTTGGTTCACGCCATGTTTGCCGTGTGGCTGGCGCTGCTGCCGCGAATGGTGCGTTCGGTCTATAGCGCCGTGCATGACGAACTGGAAAAAGATTACGTCGTTGCCGCTCGTCTGGACGGCGCTTCAACGCTCAATATTCTGTGGTTCGCGGTCATGCCTAATACCGCCTCAATCCTGATTACCGAAATCACCCGCGCACTCTCCATGGCAATTCTGGATATTGCTGCGTTAGGTTTTCTCGATTTAGGAGCCCAGCTTCCGTCACCTGAATGGGGCGCGATGTTGGGTGATGCGCTGGAGTTGATTTATGTGGCGCCCTGGACCGTGATGTTGCCCGGAGTTGCTATAATGATCAGTGTGTTACTGGTCAACCTGCTGGGCGATGGATTACGCCGCGCAATCAATGCGGGGGTGCAATAA
- the sapB gene encoding putrescine export ABC transporter permease SapB: MIIYTLRRLLLLLVTLFFLTFIGFSLNYFTPHAPLQGASLWNAWVFWFESILHWDFGVSSINGQSINEQLSIVFPATMELCLLAFGLALLIGIPVGMLAGIMHNKWQDKLISALALVGFSIPVFWFALLLTMFFSLTLGWLPVSGRFDLLYEVKSVTGFALVDAWLSDSPYRDEMIISAIRHMILPVATLAVAPTTEVIRLMRLSTIDVFDQNYIKAAATRGLSRLTILHRHVLHNALPPVIPRLGLQFSTMLTLAMITEVVFSWPGLGRWLINAIRQQDYTAISAGVMVIGSLVIIVNVISDILGAMANPLTHKEWYALR, encoded by the coding sequence ATGATCATCTATACCTTGCGCCGCCTGCTGTTGCTGCTGGTGACGTTGTTTTTTCTGACCTTTATTGGCTTTAGCCTCAACTACTTCACGCCGCACGCGCCATTGCAAGGAGCGTCGCTGTGGAACGCATGGGTATTCTGGTTTGAAAGTATCCTGCACTGGGATTTCGGCGTATCCAGTATTAATGGTCAGTCGATTAACGAACAGTTGAGTATCGTGTTCCCTGCTACCATGGAACTCTGTTTGCTGGCATTTGGCCTGGCACTGCTCATCGGTATTCCTGTGGGGATGCTGGCGGGGATCATGCATAACAAATGGCAGGATAAGCTTATCAGCGCTCTGGCGCTGGTCGGTTTCTCGATTCCGGTATTTTGGTTTGCGCTGCTACTGACGATGTTTTTCTCACTGACGTTAGGCTGGCTTCCCGTCTCAGGCCGTTTCGATTTACTCTACGAAGTGAAGTCGGTTACCGGTTTTGCACTGGTTGACGCCTGGCTATCTGACTCGCCGTATCGTGACGAAATGATCATCAGCGCTATACGCCATATGATTTTACCGGTCGCCACTCTTGCCGTCGCCCCGACCACGGAAGTGATTCGTTTAATGCGCCTCAGCACCATTGACGTGTTCGACCAAAACTATATTAAAGCGGCGGCGACGCGTGGTTTATCGCGACTGACCATTTTGCATCGCCACGTGCTTCACAATGCCCTGCCTCCGGTGATCCCACGTCTGGGGTTACAGTTTTCAACGATGTTAACGCTGGCGATGATCACCGAAGTGGTGTTCAGCTGGCCGGGGCTTGGACGTTGGCTTATCAATGCCATTCGTCAACAAGACTACACGGCCATTTCTGCTGGCGTGATGGTCATTGGTTCATTGGTAATCATCGTGAACGTTATCTCCGATATTTTGGGGGCTATGGCTAACCCACTGACACATAAGGAATGGTATGCCTTACGATAG